A stretch of Gossypium hirsutum isolate 1008001.06 chromosome A06, Gossypium_hirsutum_v2.1, whole genome shotgun sequence DNA encodes these proteins:
- the LOC107941328 gene encoding disease resistance protein RGA2 has translation MEDLLDEFSLQSIQYRDHSTIAQQVRSFIPSLVKAADCIDLLPRLKQIKETLQVLAEEMSSFNLSNKGIRKRGVRQTGSFIVESEVFGREKDKVRVIEELLSSNNGSSMGDVSVVSIVGLGGIGKTTLAQLVYNNPIVVSYFDLKIWVCVNDDFDVGKIMVSIIESVSKSRCDVLGMDVLQLRLQELLLGKRYLLVLDDIWNEDDGEWENLRMSLRNGVEGSRVVVTTRSKKVALIMESVYTHQLEGLSDDDCWGLFKQRAFGSNGKEHHNLFPIGKQIVKKCGGVPLAAKTLGSLMRFKRNEREWLIVQESDLWDVSQTENGILPALRLSYSHLPSHLKACFAYCAIFPRNYIIKREKLIQLWIAAGVIQSPEGRRSLKYLGNEYFEDLVWMFFFQDIQRSGSGYITDCKMHDLIHDLAQSIVGHEFKRLEHDNMTEDLSEVRHSTVVCNFNLYTVPEALYAAKKLRSLLLLLPKGDLGEVPSEIFSSFRHLRVLDLSGSGIKKLHDSISSTIFLRYLDISNTHIENLPEGICNLRNLQVLNLSDCYNLTALPCDIVKLYKLRHLMINGCERLVTMPPWIGKLEYLRTLHTFIVGNGEGQHLNQLQNLNLGGELNIRQLQNVQDATEAMEANLIGKRNLQSLSLCWESDVNSLNDGISNDDWLEVLNHLQPHQFLEKLSIRGYQGIYLPRWMTVQKPNIIELRLISCHRCKYLPLLGQLSLLKVLYLQGMEAVKNIGAEFYGESMGRPFPSLEVLTLTDFPSLEFWWGFNRREEFPSLVKLTIKKCSKLQNMPWMPLLQHLELHSCNEMVLRSASNLTSLSTLVVGDFVEPLIFLEKLLQNNPLLMSLKISSCPKLHSIPPSLEKLTSLKSLAICWCEELHSLPRGLQNLTSLESLEIIECPSLVSLSEDIQGLRSLRSLSIEMCSNLKSLPTELQFLTALEHLTIMYCPNLASLPDSFQHLSSLKSVSILNCPELNCLPDGLQYVSSMQNLEIRSCPGLLALPEWIAELPSLRSLALSDCHNLSSLPSGLQSVGSLQHLSILECPALEERCRKDIGEDWPKISHVAHVYIGSRESQGSSSH, from the coding sequence ATGGAAGATTTGCTTGATGAATTCTCTCTTCAATCTATTCAATATAGGGACCATAGTACCATTGCTCAACAGGTACGTTCTTTTATACCTTCTTTGGTAAAAGCAGCTGATTGTATAGATTTATTACCCAGATTAAAACAAATCAAGGAGACATTACAGGTTTTAGCTGAAGAAATGTCTAGTTTCAATTTGAGTAATAAGGGTATTAGAAAAAGAGGGGTAAGGCAAACTGGGTCTTTTATAGTTGAATCAGAggtttttgggagagaaaaggATAAAGTTAGGGTAATAGAAGAATTATTATCAAGCAATAATGGGTCTTCAATGGGGGATGTATCAGTTGTTTCCATTGTTGGTTTGGGTGGTATTGGGAAGACAACACTTGCTCAATTAGTGTATAATAATCCCATAGTCGTATCGTATTTTGATTTGAAGATTTGGGTTTGTGTTAATGATGATTTTGATGTTGGGAAAATCATGGTTTCCATTATAGAATCTGTTAGTAAAAGCAGATGTGATGTTTTGGGGATGGATGTATTGCAGCTTAGATTACAAGAGTTGCTTCTCGGGAAGAGATACTTGTTAGTGTTGGATGATATTTGGAATGAAGACGACGGGGAATGGGAGAATTTACGGATGTCGTTGAGAAATGGTGTGGAAGGGAGTAGAGTCGTCGTCACTACACGTAGTAAAAAAGTGGCATTGATAATGGAATCGGTGTACACACATCAATTGGAAGGTTTATCAGATGATGATTGTTGGGGTTTGTTCAAGCAACGAGCTTTTGGAAGTAACGGAAAGGAACATCACAATTTGTTTCCTATCGGCAAGCAAATTGTCAAGAAGTGTGGTGGTGTGCCTTTAGCTGCTAAGACTTTAGGAAGCTTAATGCGATTCAAACGAAACGAAAGAGAGTGGTTGATTGTTCAAGAGAGTGATCTTTGGGATGTATCCCAAACCGAAAATGGAATTTTACCGGCCTTAAGATTGAGTTATAGCCACTTACCATCACATTTGAAAGCTTGCTTCGCTTACTGTGCGATATTTCCTAGGAATTACATAATAAAACGAGAGAAGTTAATCCAGTTGTGGATTGCAGCCGGTGTAATTCAATCACCGGAAGGAAGAAGGTCGTTAAAATATTTGGGAAATGAATATTTCGAGGATTTGGTATGGATGTTTTTCTTTCAAGACATTCAAAGGAGTGGAAGTGGCTACATAACAGATTGCAAGATGCATGATCTTATTCATGATCTTGCACAGTCAATAGTGGGACATGAATTCAAGAGGTTGGAGCATGATAATATGACAGAAGATCTATCTGAAGTTCGTCATTCAACGGTGGTTTGTAATTTCAACTTATATACAGTCCCGGAAGCTCTGTATGCAGCAAAAAAGTTACGATCGCTCCTCTTATTGCTCCCAAAAGGTGACCTCGGAGAAGTTCCTAGTGAAATTTTTTCAAGTTTTAGACATTTGAGGGTCCTGGATTTAAGTGGTAGTGGCATAAAAAAGCTGCATGATTCGATTTCTTCCACTATATTTTTGAGATATCTTGACATCTCTAACACCCATATTGAAAATTTACCGGAAGGTATCTGCAACCTTCGTAACTTGCAAGTGTTGAACCTTTCCGATTGCTATAATCTCACTGCACTACCATGTGATATAGTCAAATTGTATAAACTGAGACATTTGATGATAAATGGCTGTGAAAGACTCGTTACAATGCCCCCTTGGATAGGAAAACTCGAGTACCTTCGAACATTGCATACGTTTATTGTGGGAAATGGTGAAGGTCAACATCTTAACCAGCTGCAAAATCTAAACCTTGGTGGAGAGCTTAATATTAGACAGTTACAGAATGTACAGGATGCAACAGAGGCAATGGAAGCTAACTTGATCGGAAAACGAAACCTTCAGTCACTGAGTCTATGTTGGGAAAGTGATGTTAACAGTCTAAATGACGGTATTTCCAATGATGACTGGCTAGAAGTGCTCAACCACCTCCAACCACATCAATTTCTTGAAAAGTTGTCTATCAGAGGGTACCAAGGAATCTACTTGCCTAGATGGATGACTGTTCAGAAACCAAATATAATCGAACTCAGGTTGATTAGCTGCCATAGATGTAAATATCTCCCTTTGTTGGGACAGCTTTCCCTCCTTAAGGTCCTGTACTTGCAAGGAATGGAAGCGGTGAAAAACATTGGAGCTGAATTCTACGGAGAAAGCATGGGTAGACCATTCCCTTCATTAGAAGTGCTAACACTAACAGATTTCCCTTCTCTAGAATTCTGGTGGGGTTTCAACAGGAGAGAAGAATTCCCTTCTTTGGTCAAACTGACAATCAAGAAATGCTCCAAGTTGCAAAACATGCCATGGATGCCATTGCTTCAACATCTGGAGCTGCACAGCTGCAACGAAATGGTACTACGGTCAGCATCTAACCTGACTTCTCTAAGCACCCTTGTGGTAGGTGATTTTGTAGAGCCCTTGATCTTCTTGGAGAAGCTGCTCCAAAACAATCCTCTTCTCATGTCTCTTAAGATTAGTTCTTGTCCAAAACTTCACTCGATCCCTCCAAGTTTAGAGAAACTCACCAGCCTGAAATCATTAGCAATTTGCTGGTGCGAAGAGCTACATTCATTACCTCGAGGATTGCAAAACCTTACCTCATTGGAGTCCCTGGAGATCATTGAATGTCCTAGTCTTGTTTCCTTGTCCGAGGATATACAAGGCCTGCGGTCCCTACGATCATTATCAATTGAGATGTGCAGTAATCTCAAGTCCTTACCAACAGAGTTGCAGTTCCTTACTGCCCTTGAGCACTTAACCATAATGTACTGTCCAAATTTGGCTTCTCTACCCGACAGTTTCCAACATCTATCGAGCCTCAAGAGTGTATCAATTTTGAACTGTCCGGAGCTGAATTGTCTCCCCGATGGGTTGCAATATGTATCTTCAATGCAGAATCTAGAAATCCGCAGCTGCCCAGGTCTGCTCGCTCTGCCAGAATGGATAGCAGAACTACCCTCACTTAGATCTTTGGCATTATCAGATTGTCATAATTTAAGTTCCCTCCCAAGTGGTCTGCAATCTGTTGGTTCACTTCAGCATTTGTCTATTCTAGAATGTCCAGCTCTGGAAGAGAGGTGCAGGAAGGATATTGGTGAAGATTGGCCTAAAATAAGCCATGTTGCTCATGTCTATATTGGATCAAGAGAGTCCCAAGGCAGCTCATCTCATTAA
- the LOC107941323 gene encoding putative F-box/kelch-repeat protein At4g35120, whose translation MSSSSCNCSSYFDARERDGEIKGLFFLDKTQRDTEGQRRTDLRFLDLERGEISDVLSTMPPDVPLGPTVVTCGNHAYAIGGKILGGSIFRSLNHVFRFDFKHAERAWRKVTSMLYRRSLPEALAPQGKIYVFRGSRDCFGEVYDISGDSWVPLCVPSIAEYSGISGPVLLDSSRSRILVHFSRDRYRSLYAYNYNDKSWVCLDPKFPDWSPTVGIAGNVLYVFHEISYEICSWKAYDVQDKKWLPVKWLTEFSLHQPVSAPMGPPLIHLGNDKWCMVWHSCTLKCFEYLIFRMCRNGHGGIYAAAVGGDRTSASFRSVNHTILMP comes from the coding sequence ATGAGCAGCAGTTCTTGTAATTGCTCGAGTTACTTTGATGCGCGAGAGCGAGATGGAGAGATCAAGGGCTTGTTTTTCCTCGATAAGACACAGCGGGATACCGAAGGTCAACGCAGGACTGATTTGCGCTTTTTGGATCTGGAAAGAGGTGAAATCTCTGACGTTTTGAGTACGATGCCACCTGATGTTCCTCTTGGTCCCACTGTGGTTACCTGTGGCAACCACGCTTACGCCATTGGGGGAAAGATCCTTGGGGGTAGTATCTTTCGTTCATTAAACCATGTTTTCCGCTTTGATTTTAAGCACGCTGAACGTGCGTGGAGAAAAGTTACTTCTATGCTGTACCGTCGGAGTCTTCCCGAGGCTCTTGCTCCACAAGGAAAGATTTACGTCTTCCGTGGATCTCGTGATTGTTTTGGCGAGGTTTACGATATAAGTGGGGATAGTTGGGTTCCATTGTGCGTCCCTTCTATTGCGGAATATTCAGGAATAAGTGGCCCTGTTCTCCTAGATTCTTCCAGATCTCGGATTTTGGTGCACTTCTCTCGCGATAGATATAGATCTCTTTACGCCTATAACTATAATGATAAATCATGGGTTTGCCTCGATCCAAAATTTCCTGACTGGTCTCCCACAGTGGGAATCGCGGGCAATGTGCTTTATGTTTTCCATGAGATTTCTTACGAGATCTGTTCTTGGAAGGCGTATGATGTGCAGGATAAGAAATGGTTGCCGGTCAAGTGGTTAACAGAATTTTCATTACATCAACCAGTGAGTGCCCCTATGGGCCCCCCTCTGATTCATTTGGGCAATGACAAGTGGTGTATGGTTTGGCACAGCTGTACGCTTAAATGTTTTGAGTACCTTATATTCAGAATGTGCCGCAACGGGCATGGAGGGATATATGCAGCTGCAGTGGGCGGAGATAGAACCTCTGCTTCATTTCGATCCGTTAATCATACAATATTGATGCCCTAA